The genomic region CTGTCTTTGGCACGCGAAATTTCAAAAGGCTGCTGGTCAAAATCCCAATGGCGCGAAGCGGGTATTCGAGCAAGTGTATTAACCGAATTTGAAGCCGAAATGTTAGAACGCAGCGCGGTTAAAGTTGAAGGTTCCGCCGAAGCGGCCGAATTCTTGCATTCTGATATTGTGCTGTACGAAGGCGATGAGCCGAGAGGCCGATCTTTAAAAAGAAAAAATAGTGATCTGTAACATCAGTGTGTTCAAATTAAGATACTGATTTTTAAATCCCCCAAGACTATAAGACCACATTATGACGAGAAAAATATTAAGTTTGAAAGGTAAGCGCGCTTCTGACGTGAATCCTGTCGATGAGGTGGCCGAGGACTTATATCCGAATGATCCTGAAAAACGTTTTTTAAACGGCGTTGCCATTCATCCTTCCCCTTGTATTCAATTGGCATCTGGCTCTTCAGAGCGGACAGTTCGCGCGATGGACTTGATCACACCAATTGGCATGGGGCAGCGAGGCTTGATTGTCGCACCGCCAGGGTCGGGCAAAACCACTATGCTTAAACATATTTGTCAGTCGGTAGCTGAGGCTTATCCAGACATCAAGCTCTATGCTTTATTAATAGATGAACGGCCTGAAGAAGTGACAGACTTTAAACGCAGCGTATCGGCTGAAGTGCATGCATCGTCTTCTGATGAAAGTTATACGCAACATGTTCGTGTGGCCGATGCGCTGCTTGCAACTGCGCGTAAGCAAGCTGGTGAAGGTCAAGACGTGATGATTGTGATTGACTCCCTGACAAGGCTTTCACGAGTTCATAATGCGGAACAACGAGGTAGTGGCCGAACCATGTCTGGTGGCCTTGATACCAGAGCCTTAGAAATTCCTCGTAAGCTGTTTGGTGCCGCGAGAAAAATAGAAAACGGCGGATCGCTAACGATTCTGGCGACTATCCTGGTGGACACAGGCAGCAAGATGGATCAGGTGATCTTTGAAGAGTTCAAGGGCACGGGCAATATGGAAATTGTATTATCACGAGAAGCGGCGAGTCATCGCATTTTCCCCGCTATTGATATTGCGAAAAGCAGCACGCGTCGTGAGGAATTGCTTATTGATGTAAAAGATCTTGAGAAAGTGCGTGCTTTGCGTCGTTCACTAACAAACCTTAAGCCCGCTTATGGTGCTCAAAAATTGGTTGATTTGTTGCAAGAATACCCAACCAATGCGGATTTATTAAAGGCTTTTTCACCTACTGAATGATGAAAACATAAGGCTTTTTAAAAAGATTGGTATTTTTTTGATGATTTTTTATAGATTTCAGGGTTGATTCAAACCTTCTTTTTAACGTTTTACTGAGGCAGAAATGACAAAACTACTTATATCACTGATTTTCTTATTTCTGTATTCAGCCACGTCTATTGCAAAACCTTTGGAACTAACGCAAGAAGAAAAAAACTACATTAAAGAAAATCCAGTTGTGACAGTTGGTCTAATGCCGGATTTCACTCCTTTTTCGTATTATATAGAAGGTAAGCCAATTGGATTTGAGCATGATTTATTGGATCTTATTTCTAAGAAAACCGGTTTGAAATTTGAAAGGCATATTGATAAGTGGATGACTATTTATAATGCGTTCAAAAATAAAGAAATCGATATGATAGGCAGCATTTCTTATAAAAAATATCGTGAGCCATTTACTGTATTTACGAGTGCTTATTACAATATACCCATTATGGTTTTTGTTAGAGATAATTTTGGTCAGTATAATGGTCTAAAAAGTTTGACTGGTAAAAGAGTTGGCGTTCTGAAAGAGGTTTTTTACGTTAAAGAGCTGGAAGATTTAGGGACGATGAACTTGGTCTTTTATGATAGTTATGCTGAGCTAGCAAAAGGGTTAGTGTTTGGGGAAATTGATGCCCTAATGCAAAATTTACCTAATATAAACTATCTTATAAAAAAGAATCTTTATGACAATATCACTTTAGCAAGTGAGCTTATTTTACCAAATACAAAAAGAGAAGACTTGCGCTTCGGGTTGCAGCCCGAAAACAGTTTACTGGTATCCATTATGCAAAAAACTCTTGCTTCTATGTCGAATCGAGAAATGGAAGCTTTGAGCGATAAGTGGATAGGATCTATCAAAGAGTATCCGGGTGGGCACATTGACCTTAGTGATTCAGAAAAAAATTATCTTAATACTCATACTATTAAATATTGCATTAACCCAAGTGGTTTACCTTTTGAGGCTCTAAGTGAAGATGGCGAGCACATTGGAATGAGTTCAGACTACTATCGGCTTTTTGAGCAAATGCTTTCTGCCAAGTTTGAACTAGTCAAAACCAATACGTGGAATGAATCTGTAGAATATATAAAACAGAAAAAATGTGACATGCTTGCCTTAGGCATGGAGACGCCGGAAAGGAAAGAATATTTAAATTTCACAAGTCACTATTTAGATGTTCCTTTAGTTGTCGCCACTAAAGTTGATGTTCCATTTATAAACCAGATTTTAGACTTGGAAGGTGAAAATATTGGGGTTATAAAAGGGGATGCTTTTGTTAAGATTTTACGTGAAAAATATCCTTCTTTAAAAATAATTGAAGTAGATGATATTTATGATGGTTTAGATCAGGTGAAAAACGGCAGTCTTTTTGCTTTTGTTGATACGCTAGCCAGTATTGGCTATGAGTTTCAAAGTAAATATTTCGGTGAGTTGAAAATAGCAGGGAAAATATCTGAAAGTTTACAGTTATCTATTGCCGTAAGAAAAGATGACTCTATTCTGTTAGGCGTTTTACAAAAAGTGGTTAATAACATCACGAATGAGCGCCATAGGACCATCTTTACAAAATGGATTCCTATAAAATACGAACAAGATGTTAATTATAAGATTGTATGGCAAATAGTGCTGGGAATTTTGATTTTTCTTTCTTTTATAATGTATTGGAATAGGAAAATAGCTCAAGCTAACAGGTTATTAAAACAGGCTCAAAAGGATATTGAAGAAAAAAATAAAGAGCTGAACCGGTTGGCGTTGACCGATAACCTGACGGCACTGTTTAATCGGAGAAAATTAGAAAATCTTATACAGGCTGAAATTGATAAAGCTAGTCATGCGAAGCAGGGTTTTTGTCTTTCGATACTGGATATTGATCATTTTAAAGAAGTTAACGATAAATATGGCCATCAGCGTGGTGATAGTGTTCTCGTCGAGTTTGCTGATGTTTTAAAAAGCAGTTTGAGAGCGACGGATTATGTTGGTCGTTATGGTGGGGAAGAGTTTATTATTATTTTTCCTGAATCAAGCATTGACGATGTTAGGTTAATAATAGAAAAAGTTAGGCTTGAAATTTCGCAATATGATTTTCAAGGTATTGAGCACAAAACTGCGAGTTTCGGTTTAACCTTTTCCATGCAAGGCGATACGATAGAGACGGTGATTAAGAGAGCGGATAATGCGCTTTATGAGGCGAAGGAAAGTGGCCGAAATAGGGTTGTTGTTCATTAAATTATCAAGCGACTGACTTGTCCTATGGTTGAGTATCATTAGAAATACTCAACCAACCCAGAACAATATTCTGGTTATTGGCGTTCAACCTAAAAATTGATTTTAGACTAAACGTTTTTATCGTTATTAATCAAAACCACTTTTTCCTTTTGATGGTCTAGCTCATCAAGGCTGCTCAAGCTTTCATGGTGTTCCTGCTCTTCTACGATTTGGTCAGAAGGGTTGGTAATGCCCATAAACTTGCCGCCGGGTTCAATGCTTAAGTTATCACTGTACACCGTGCCACTGACGCGACCGCAGCTTAAGATTTCAATGTAAGTAGCATGGCAAATACCTTCAAAATTGCCATTTATAATCAAGCGTTCTGTGGTGATTTCGCCTTGCACAGTACCTGAGGTGCTAATTTTGATTTGATTTTTTGCTTCAATCTGGCCTTCGACAGTGCCATCAATTTGTAGATGATTCGCAACTTTTATGTGTCCGTTAATTGTGCAGCCTTCTGCGATGAGAGTTGTAGTTGCTGACTGACTCTTAACTCTATTTTGTCCACCAAAGATTCCCATCGTATACCTCTTACACTTTCAAAAATTGTGTCAAAATTATCTACATCCCAAGCGATAAATGGTTTGGGGTCTAGTGCTCGTCCAATGAACCGTATTTCATAATGTAAGTGCGGTCCTGAGGTTAATCCGCTGTTACCTGAATAACCTATCAAGTCGCCTTTTTTAATAAAGTCACCTTTATTAACCGCGAACTTACTCATGTGAGAGTAAGAGCTAGAAAATCCATACCCATGTAATAAGCGCAGGAAGTTTCCTGAACCTTTTTTACTGGGTCTAGTGACTTCTACTGTGCCATCTGCTGGCGCATAAATTGGCGTTCCTGTATTAACAGCAAAGTCTTGGCCGCGATGAAACTTTGTTATGCCTAGAACAGGGTGCTGCCTTTTACCATAACCAGAAGAGGTTCTTGCATTCTTTACTGGCGGTCCGCTTGGAATCTGAGTCAGCATGGCTACTCGTAAGGATGAGTTCATTGCTGCTGTATCTAAACGTGATTCAAGTTCGACACTGTCTTGATCATCCATACCAAGAACTTTTTCTAAATCGTTTAATCGATCAGACACTAATTGCATTCGCTCTTCTCGATCCGTTAAATCCTGCTCCAAGCTTATCTTTAGAGCGGTAAGCGAGGTGATTTCTTTGGTTAAAGAAGAGGATTTATTTTCTAGTTCGAGCAGTTTGAGCTTTGAAGACTCAGCATCAGTAACTAAGTAGTAGATAATGCCACCAGTCACTAAGAGCCCAAGAAAAATAATATAGCTGATAAACTTGAATGTATGACGTGATCGTTTTCCGAAACTAAAATGCTTTGTTCCATCAACTGAAGAAATGGATACCGTTATATTGTCTTTCATCGTTTTACTTTTTTACCAACATCATAATTCATTACTTAGATATACAGCAAAGCAGCTAGCTTTGTAAACTTTTGTATGCAGTCGTGCTGTTTTTATGCATAAATATTTCAGGTTTATGTAAAGGGAGGCGCTTTAGGTATAAAACTCTACCTAAAGCGGATCTTCTATAACAAAACATAGAAAGACGCGATGTTAACGATTTGCTTTGCGGACGTAATTTAAAATAGAAACTGGCACGACTTTTCTGACCGGAAAGCCTGCAATTTCTTTGCGATCGATGATGTGTTTTAGTCGACTTTCAATGGCGCAAAGGTTTTTAAAGTCACCCATAGCAACGAAAGAAATGGCTTCGCCAGAAGCACCAGCACGACCTGTTCGACCAATGCGGTGAATGTATTCTTCTGGTTTGAACGGCAAGTCGTAATTGACCACACGGCTTAATTCTCCGATATCCAAACCCCGCGCAGCGACGCCGGTTGCGACTAGATATTTTAGTTCGCCAGATTTAAATTGTGCTAGGATTTTTTCGCGCATAGCTTGGCTTCTATCACCGTGAATACAGTCAGCGACTATGCCACGTTTGGCGAGCTGATCGACAAGCTTGGCGGCTCCGTGTTTTTTCTCGATAAAAATAAGCGCCTGGTCCCATTTCTGCTCATTAATTAAATGACTTAATAGGGCAGACTTGGTGTCTTTATCAACGGTGATTAGCCATTGCTTGATATTTTTAGCCGCGCGTACGTTTGGAGAAATGGAGATTTCAGCTGCTAGGTCGGTCATCTTGCTGTCTGAAAAATTATAGGCAAGGGCGCGAACATCGTCTGTCATCGTTGCTGAGAACAATAAGTTCTGACGGTTTTCAGGTAAGCGCTCCATGATCTTGTTGATATCGCCAACAAACCCCATGTCGACCATTCTGTCGGCTTCGTCCAACACCATGACTTTCAGTTCATCAAAGTGCAGCGCACGCTGATGAGCCAAGTCGAGCAACCTGCCTGGAGTGGCGACGAGAATATCTACGCCTTCTATTAAACGCTCTTTTTGTGCTTCAGTATCCACACCGCCATAAATGGCCATAGACGTTAGCTTAGTGTGTTTAGCGTATTGAGCAACACTTGCTTCAACCTGAACCGCTAACTCACGAGTTGGCACAAGAATTAGTACTCGAATGCGTTTGCCGCGTAGGGTTCCTGCTTTAGTAAAACGCTCTAATAACGGTAGAACAAACGCGGCAGTTTTGCCTGTGCCAGTTTGCGCGGTAGCGATTAGGTCTTTACCTGAAAGAATGACGGGAATCGCTTGTTTTTGGACTGGCGTAGGGGTTTTGTAGCCCAGTTCAGTAATAGCTTGAACAAGAGGACTGGATAATCCTAGTTTTGCAAATGGCATAAGGTGCTCTGACAGATTGTCGTAAGGGGTATCGAAAAGAAAAGATGGTGCAGTATAACGTAAAAAGTGTTTCTACATTGGCGAAAATCCGTCAGGCGTTGATAATTATTGCTCAGAAAGGATAATGTCTGGCTCTTTCACTATCTAATGTTGCCTGTTATGCGCCTTGATAAATTTGTTTGCAAAAGCACTGAGCTAACCAGAAAGGAAGCAATCCAATGTATCCATTCTGGTGAAGTTTTCGTAAATGGTGAGGTTGCGACAAGCGAAGCGACTCAGGTGCATGAAAACAATAGGGTATTACTGAATGGTATTAGGCTAAAAGCTCGTGATTTTCGCTACATTTTGATGAATAAGCCAGCGGGCACGGTGTGCTCGAATATTGATGAAGTGTATCCGTCTCTGTTTAATTATCTAGAGGTTGATAACGTCTCTGAGCTACATATTGCAGGGCGTTTGGACGCTGATACGACGGGCTTGGTGCTGATCACCGATGACGGGCGCTGGTCTTTTAATATTACTCTACCAAGTAATGATTGCCGTAAAGTCTATCGAGTTCAATTGTCCCAAGCCATTCCTTCAGAACGGAGTAGTGATCTTGTCACTGAGTTTAAACAAGGACTGCAACTCCAAGGTGAGCAAGGTTTAACTCGTCCGGCTAAATTAGACATTATCACTCCAAAAGAAGTACTTTTAACCATCACTGAAGGTAAGTTTCATCAGGTAAAACGCATGTTCGCAGCGGTTGGGAACCGTGTGGTTGGTTTGCATCGAGAGCAAATAGGCGAGGTTTGCTTAGATCTCGACGCCGGACAATGGCGCTATTTGTCCAAAAGTGAAGTAGAGTCTTTTAATAACAATTAAAATTCATGGAGGTTAGTTTATGACAGCAAAACGTATATTATTTACAGGTGGATCGGGAAAAGCAGGTAAGCATGCAGTTGCGTATCTACTGGAGCAGGGCTATCGAGTACTTAATGTAGATTTGACGCCACTCGATCATCCTCAAGTCGATAACTTAATCGCAGATATTACTGATTCCGGTCAGATGTTTAACGCGATGACGTCATACTCCGGATTTGATGAGTTAGAGCCTGGAACCGGAGTGCCAACGTTTGATGCTGTCGTTCACTTTGCTGCGGTGCCAAGAATCTTAATTAATCCAGATAATGAAACCTTTCGAGTTAATACCGTAGGGACTTATAACGTCATCGAAGCGGCAGTAAAACTTGGTATTAAGAAAGTCATTATTGCCTCGTCCGAGACGACTTACGGTATTTGTTTTTCTGATGGGCAAACCAATCCTCATTCTCTGCCATTAGAAGAGGATTACGATGTTGATCCTATGGATAGCTACGGATTATCTAAGGTAGTTAATGAGAAAACAGCACGCAGTTTTCAGCGTCGTTCAGGAATTGATATTTACGCGCTGCGCATTGGTAACGTGGTTGAGCCCCATGAATACGCTGAGTTGTTTCCGAATTATTTTAAACACCCGGAGGTACGTCGTCGAAATGCATTTTGTTACATCGATGCACGTGATCTTGGACAAATCATTGATTTGTGTTTGCAAAAGGACGGCTTAGGTTTTCAAGTATTTAATGCCGGAAACGATCACAATGGCGCAATTATTCCGGCTAAAGAATTAGCTGAGCGTTTTTTTCCAAGTGTGCCATTTACCAGAGAAATGGGCGAGCATGAGGCCTTGTTTTCGAATCGTAAAATTCGCGAAGTACTAGGCTTTATTGAGCGCCATAATTGGCGAGATTATGTTCAAGTACCTAGTGAGTGATGTTGGCTTTTCAGCCAATAAAAAACGGCTTCTATTGCAGAAGCCGTTTTGTTTTGTCATCAGAAATCTCTCTATTCGCTTTAAGCAAAGCGCTTTTCAAGATAGCTAATGATGTCTGAAGATTCATACATCCACTCGACTTTGCCGTCTTGCTCAATGCGTAAGCAAGGTACTTTTACTTTACCGCCACCTTCTAGCAATTCAGCGCGATGTTTTGAACCTTCTGGCGCATTACGCTTTTCAATTGGTAGATTTAATTTATACATAGCTCTTCGTGTTTTAGTACAAAATGGGCAGGCAGCGAATTGGTACAGAGTGATGTTTTTCAGCTCTTGGTTGATCTCTTGTTGCTTTTCTGGCGCGCGCTTCTGCTTGCTCCCGCGGGTTACAAGGTCAACGGCGATGATAATGTAGCCTAGTAGATTACGGATGAAGTTGATCAGTATTTTCATGTAAACGCTCACTTGTTCTTAAAGCTTAAATCAATTTAGGGGGGTCAATGAGCGTCATTCTAACGACAAAGTGCAAATCATTTAAGGGGTAGAGTTAAATGATTTCAATTTGTGCTGTGATATGTGCCATTATCAATTTTACTTAACTGAATTTAGAGCCTTTTGGAGTCAGGATGAACAATAAAGTTATCGGTATTATTTTAGTGATCGCTGGTGCTGCTTTGGCGGTATGGGGATATAACATTTACGATGCGGCTAGTTCGCAAGTGACACGGGCAATAATTGGTGAGACACCTGTAGAAGCTTGGGTCGGGATGGTAGGGGGGATTATTTGTATTTTAGTGGGTCTTACCAGATTGAAATAATTATTAATATTTAGGGAAGGTGCGAACAAGTCCTCTTGTCTCGGTAATTGCTCCTGCATTACCCTAATAACCTACATCCATGTAGGAATCAGCATGTGGATAAAAGCCTGTTGTTCGAGGCGAGTGCCGAATGTGAATAGTGGTTCTATTTTCGAGGTGCTCAACAAAGAATACAGGCTTTTAGACCATGCCCTGCGGGTCTTTCAGAGCAAATGCCACATGTCGTTGCGACTCTTTGAAAGGTACCTACATTCCTTCAGAGTCGCGCCTTATTTGACGATTTCTCTGAAAGACTGAGGCTTAGTAGACTTATTCGCACCTTCCCTAGCATATAGTGAAATGGCAAAAGAGGTTGAATGAGTCATGGAAGAAAGAAGTAAAGCGTATTTGGAGAGTTTTCTTCATTCCTTACCGATAGATGTTGCCGAAAAATATACGTCTTTTAGTGCCGACTATTATTGTGCTGATGAGTTTAATGCCAACGTTTGTGCTGATTTAATTGTGCAAGGTGAAAAACAAGCTTCTTGTAGTATGAAACATTGGTACAGCCACGAAGGTGAAGCCATGCCTCAGGTTGGTCATTTACAAGTCGTGACAAATTGGGACGGCAAACCTATGTGTATCATCGAAATTACTTCAGTTAGCGAGTGTCTATACTGTGAAGTAAACGCTGAGTTTGCCGCCGCGGAAGGTGAGGGCGATAAAACGTTAGGTTGGTGGCGTGAAGCGCACTGGGCTTTTTTCTCTGCGGAGTGCGAAGAGTTAGGCATTGAGCCAACGGAAGATATGCCGTTGGTGTTAGAGCGCTTTAAGGTTGTTTATCAATAAATATTGCTAGCTAGTCCCAGTTAATTTCTGCCAGTGATTCAAAGCTTGGTCGAGCAAAATAGTAGCCTTGGAAAAGATGAATGCCCATATCTTGTAATGTGAGGTATTCAGCTTGTGTTTCAACGCCTTCTGCGATGATTATCATATTCAGTTCATTAAACAGGTTTACCAAGTTTCGTACGATGATTTGGCGCTTTTTGTCTTGGTCGATGTTCTTTACGAGCGCCATATCGATTTTGGTGATGTCTGTTTTAAGGTCGGCAAGTTGGTTTAGACCATTAAATCCAGAGCCAAAGTCATCAGTAGCGGTTAAAAAACCTTGTTGCTGATAATGCTGGATGATGGATTCTAAGTGTTTGCTGTCCGTAATTTGTTCGTTTTCAGTGAATTCAAAAATGATCTTTTCTTTTGGAAATTGATACTCTTCTGCGGCGTTTAGCGTGGTTCGTATGCAAAGTTCTGGTTTGTAAACCGCGTTAGGTAAGAAGTTAATACTAAGAAAGCTGTGTTTGTGAACTTCTAGTTCTGCTGCAAGCTTGATGGCTTTCACTCGACAACTTTGATCAAAGCGATATCGGTTGGTTTCATTAACGTTCTGAAAAACCTGAAATGCACTCTCTTGATTCAAGCCGCGTACCAGAGCTTCTTGTGCAAAGACCGTTTTTGTCCGGCTATTAATAATCGGCTGAAACGCCATTGTGAAATCAAAGCCTAAGTCACACCCAGTTGAACATTCTGCGCAGCCTAACTTTCGAAAGTCCTTTTGTATCATATCGCGGCTCTCTGTGTATTTCGTTTAGTGGGCAGAGAATAGTGAGACATCGTTTGAGTGCTTTATTCTCTATCACAATGATTTGTATAGATTATTAAACGATAGAGCTTTCAACTCAAATTTACCAGCACTGAGTTTTGCATTTTACATTGAATTGTCAGGTGTTTTAGAAAGTAGGGAGTATTTTTGGATAAAAAAGGTAGTGATTTGGCAAAAGAAAAAAGGGTTAGTCGTTTCGACTAACCCTTTTTATATCAGCGTATTCTACTGAGTGAAGCTTTGGTTATTTATCCGCTGCTTTTTCAGCTTGTTGCTTGTCGTAACGTTTTTCCCAGAACTCAGCGCCTTTGATACCAAGGGCTTTCGGGTTGAAAGTATAATCCTTTACGCCAGCGGCTTTTTGGTCTTCATAATCACGTAATGCTTTCATGGTTGGTTTTGCCATGAAGAAGATTGTGATAATACCTACAATGTTTAGCCAAGCCATTAAGCCTACACCAACGTCACCTAGGTTCCAGATGTAACCTGCGGTGTTAACCGTACCGTAAGCTACCATGAACATGATAAGCAGCTTCACGAAGGTTAATGACACGTTAATGTTTAATGCTCGACGTAGGTATGCAACGTTGGTTTCCGCAATGTAGTAATACGCCAAAATGGTGGTGAATGCGAAGAAGAACAGTGCGATACCAACAAAGATTGGACCAGTGTGACCAAAAACGCTTGCCAATGCCATTTGTGTGAAGGCAGGGGATGCAATAATGGTAGAAGGGTCTACATTCTGTACGATGAACTGACCATCAGCCAAAGAACCTTGTACGTTGTACTGTTGCGTGATCAAGATCATCAGCGCAGTCGCTGTACAAATGAACAAAGTATCAACGTAAACAGAGAACGCCTGAACAAGACCTTGTTGTGCAGGGTGTTGAACTTCTGCTGCAGCTGCTGCATGAGGTCCTGTACCTTGACCCGCCTCATTAGAGTATACACCACGTTTTACGCCCCAACCGATTGCTGCGCCAAACCCTGCTTGTGCAGTAAATGCATCAGTGAAGATTAGGTGGAAAATACCAGGCACTTTGTCTAGGTTTAGGAAAACAACGATCAACGCCATCACAATATAACCAAGCGCCATGAATGGCACGATGATTTG from Marinomonas rhizomae harbors:
- a CDS encoding EAL domain-containing protein, which gives rise to MIQKDFRKLGCAECSTGCDLGFDFTMAFQPIINSRTKTVFAQEALVRGLNQESAFQVFQNVNETNRYRFDQSCRVKAIKLAAELEVHKHSFLSINFLPNAVYKPELCIRTTLNAAEEYQFPKEKIIFEFTENEQITDSKHLESIIQHYQQQGFLTATDDFGSGFNGLNQLADLKTDITKIDMALVKNIDQDKKRQIIVRNLVNLFNELNMIIIAEGVETQAEYLTLQDMGIHLFQGYYFARPSFESLAEINWD
- a CDS encoding transporter substrate-binding domain-containing diguanylate cyclase, which translates into the protein MTKLLISLIFLFLYSATSIAKPLELTQEEKNYIKENPVVTVGLMPDFTPFSYYIEGKPIGFEHDLLDLISKKTGLKFERHIDKWMTIYNAFKNKEIDMIGSISYKKYREPFTVFTSAYYNIPIMVFVRDNFGQYNGLKSLTGKRVGVLKEVFYVKELEDLGTMNLVFYDSYAELAKGLVFGEIDALMQNLPNINYLIKKNLYDNITLASELILPNTKREDLRFGLQPENSLLVSIMQKTLASMSNREMEALSDKWIGSIKEYPGGHIDLSDSEKNYLNTHTIKYCINPSGLPFEALSEDGEHIGMSSDYYRLFEQMLSAKFELVKTNTWNESVEYIKQKKCDMLALGMETPERKEYLNFTSHYLDVPLVVATKVDVPFINQILDLEGENIGVIKGDAFVKILREKYPSLKIIEVDDIYDGLDQVKNGSLFAFVDTLASIGYEFQSKYFGELKIAGKISESLQLSIAVRKDDSILLGVLQKVVNNITNERHRTIFTKWIPIKYEQDVNYKIVWQIVLGILIFLSFIMYWNRKIAQANRLLKQAQKDIEEKNKELNRLALTDNLTALFNRRKLENLIQAEIDKASHAKQGFCLSILDIDHFKEVNDKYGHQRGDSVLVEFADVLKSSLRATDYVGRYGGEEFIIIFPESSIDDVRLIIEKVRLEISQYDFQGIEHKTASFGLTFSMQGDTIETVIKRADNALYEAKESGRNRVVVH
- a CDS encoding alanine/glycine:cation symporter family protein; translation: MQEFIDFLNGIIWSPALIYLCLGAGLFYSILTRFAQVRHFKEMCSLLFNSNESDKGISSFQALAVSLSGRVGTGNIAGVAAAIGFGGPGAIFWMWVVAFLGASTAYAESTLGQLYKVSEGGQYRGGPAYYFERCLGWRWLGVLFALSSILACGVFLPGIQANSVGNAVTQIFGEGVIVSSSFGDVGSTKLVALAVILVVLAFIIFGGIKRIANFTQIIVPFMALGYIVMALIVVFLNLDKVPGIFHLIFTDAFTAQAGFGAAIGWGVKRGVYSNEAGQGTGPHAAAAAEVQHPAQQGLVQAFSVYVDTLFICTATALMILITQQYNVQGSLADGQFIVQNVDPSTIIASPAFTQMALASVFGHTGPIFVGIALFFFAFTTILAYYYIAETNVAYLRRALNINVSLTFVKLLIMFMVAYGTVNTAGYIWNLGDVGVGLMAWLNIVGIITIFFMAKPTMKALRDYEDQKAAGVKDYTFNPKALGIKGAEFWEKRYDKQQAEKAADK
- a CDS encoding DUF3185 family protein, with the protein product MNNKVIGIILVIAGAALAVWGYNIYDAASSQVTRAIIGETPVEAWVGMVGGIICILVGLTRLK
- a CDS encoding bactofilin family protein gives rise to the protein MGIFGGQNRVKSQSATTTLIAEGCTINGHIKVANHLQIDGTVEGQIEAKNQIKISTSGTVQGEITTERLIINGNFEGICHATYIEILSCGRVSGTVYSDNLSIEPGGKFMGITNPSDQIVEEQEHHESLSSLDELDHQKEKVVLINNDKNV
- a CDS encoding NAD-dependent epimerase/dehydratase family protein — protein: MTAKRILFTGGSGKAGKHAVAYLLEQGYRVLNVDLTPLDHPQVDNLIADITDSGQMFNAMTSYSGFDELEPGTGVPTFDAVVHFAAVPRILINPDNETFRVNTVGTYNVIEAAVKLGIKKVIIASSETTYGICFSDGQTNPHSLPLEEDYDVDPMDSYGLSKVVNEKTARSFQRRSGIDIYALRIGNVVEPHEYAELFPNYFKHPEVRRRNAFCYIDARDLGQIIDLCLQKDGLGFQVFNAGNDHNGAIIPAKELAERFFPSVPFTREMGEHEALFSNRKIREVLGFIERHNWRDYVQVPSE
- a CDS encoding glutathione S-transferase N-terminal domain-containing protein, whose translation is MKILINFIRNLLGYIIIAVDLVTRGSKQKRAPEKQQEINQELKNITLYQFAACPFCTKTRRAMYKLNLPIEKRNAPEGSKHRAELLEGGGKVKVPCLRIEQDGKVEWMYESSDIISYLEKRFA
- a CDS encoding DEAD/DEAH box helicase, which codes for MPFAKLGLSSPLVQAITELGYKTPTPVQKQAIPVILSGKDLIATAQTGTGKTAAFVLPLLERFTKAGTLRGKRIRVLILVPTRELAVQVEASVAQYAKHTKLTSMAIYGGVDTEAQKERLIEGVDILVATPGRLLDLAHQRALHFDELKVMVLDEADRMVDMGFVGDINKIMERLPENRQNLLFSATMTDDVRALAYNFSDSKMTDLAAEISISPNVRAAKNIKQWLITVDKDTKSALLSHLINEQKWDQALIFIEKKHGAAKLVDQLAKRGIVADCIHGDRSQAMREKILAQFKSGELKYLVATGVAARGLDIGELSRVVNYDLPFKPEEYIHRIGRTGRAGASGEAISFVAMGDFKNLCAIESRLKHIIDRKEIAGFPVRKVVPVSILNYVRKANR
- a CDS encoding ASCH domain-containing protein, producing the protein MEERSKAYLESFLHSLPIDVAEKYTSFSADYYCADEFNANVCADLIVQGEKQASCSMKHWYSHEGEAMPQVGHLQVVTNWDGKPMCIIEITSVSECLYCEVNAEFAAAEGEGDKTLGWWREAHWAFFSAECEELGIEPTEDMPLVLERFKVVYQ
- a CDS encoding pseudouridine synthase, with amino-acid sequence MRLDKFVCKSTELTRKEAIQCIHSGEVFVNGEVATSEATQVHENNRVLLNGIRLKARDFRYILMNKPAGTVCSNIDEVYPSLFNYLEVDNVSELHIAGRLDADTTGLVLITDDGRWSFNITLPSNDCRKVYRVQLSQAIPSERSSDLVTEFKQGLQLQGEQGLTRPAKLDIITPKEVLLTITEGKFHQVKRMFAAVGNRVVGLHREQIGEVCLDLDAGQWRYLSKSEVESFNNN
- the rho gene encoding transcription termination factor Rho, producing MTRKILSLKGKRASDVNPVDEVAEDLYPNDPEKRFLNGVAIHPSPCIQLASGSSERTVRAMDLITPIGMGQRGLIVAPPGSGKTTMLKHICQSVAEAYPDIKLYALLIDERPEEVTDFKRSVSAEVHASSSDESYTQHVRVADALLATARKQAGEGQDVMIVIDSLTRLSRVHNAEQRGSGRTMSGGLDTRALEIPRKLFGAARKIENGGSLTILATILVDTGSKMDQVIFEEFKGTGNMEIVLSREAASHRIFPAIDIAKSSTRREELLIDVKDLEKVRALRRSLTNLKPAYGAQKLVDLLQEYPTNADLLKAFSPTE
- a CDS encoding M23 family metallopeptidase, whose protein sequence is MKDNITVSISSVDGTKHFSFGKRSRHTFKFISYIIFLGLLVTGGIIYYLVTDAESSKLKLLELENKSSSLTKEITSLTALKISLEQDLTDREERMQLVSDRLNDLEKVLGMDDQDSVELESRLDTAAMNSSLRVAMLTQIPSGPPVKNARTSSGYGKRQHPVLGITKFHRGQDFAVNTGTPIYAPADGTVEVTRPSKKGSGNFLRLLHGYGFSSSYSHMSKFAVNKGDFIKKGDLIGYSGNSGLTSGPHLHYEIRFIGRALDPKPFIAWDVDNFDTIFESVRGIRWESLVDKIELRVSQQLQLSSQKAAQLTDT